Proteins encoded together in one Mastomys coucha isolate ucsf_1 unplaced genomic scaffold, UCSF_Mcou_1 pScaffold16, whole genome shotgun sequence window:
- the Dclre1b gene encoding 5' exonuclease Apollo isoform X1 — translation MNGVVIPQTPIAVDFWRLRRAGNARLFFLSHMHCDHTVGLSSTWARPVYCSPITAHLLHRRLQVSKQWIRALEVGESHVLPLDEIGHETMTVTLIDANHCPGSVMFLFEGYFGTILYTGDFRYTPSMLKEPALTLGKQIHTLYLDNTNCSPALVLPSRQEATKQIVQLIRQFPQHNIKIGLYSLGKESLLEQLALEFRTWVVLSPQRLELVQLLGLADVFTVEEKAGRIHAVDHKEICHSAMLQWNQIHPTIAIFPTSRKIRIPHPSIYTIPYSDHSSYSELRAFVAALRPCQVVPIVRRQPCGEFFQDSLSPRLSMPLIPHSVQQYMSSSSRKTNVLWQLERRLKRPRTQGVVFESLEEKANQVKVDRDSKKHKKENLSPWSGDLESLRPRPLQARKQLFPELCRKECDEPVLFCDSNKMATVLTAPLEFSVQLQPVDEFLFPETREEIDLGSPLLSRGGSGSPVRGNQSDCIGCGSPLSHINRATHLTPESRGLALKYLLTPVDFLQAGFSSRNFDKQVEKHQRVQYTNPAVLNTVDDD, via the exons ATGAACGGGGTCGTCATCCCCCAAACGCCCATTGCTGTGGACTTTTGGAGACTGCGCCGTGCTGGTAACGCGCGACTCTTCTTCTTATCCCACATGCACTGTGACCACACGGTGGGCCTGTCTAGCACTTGGGCACGACCCGTCTACTGCTCTCCCATCACGGCCCACCTCTTGCATCGTCGCCTGCAG GTGTCTAAGCAGTGGATCCGAGCCCTGGAAGTTGGTGAGAGCCATGTATTACCTCTGGATGAAATTGGACACGAAACCATGACTGTAACCCTCATAGATGCCAATCACTGCCCTGGTTCTGTCATGTTTCTCTTTGAAGGATACTTTGGAACAATTCTCTACACAG GCGATTTTCGATATACACCATCCATGTTGAAGGAGCCTGCTCTGACACTGGGGAAACAGATTCACACTTTATATCTAGACAATACTAATTGCAGTCCAGCCCTGGTTCTTCCTTCCCGACAAGAAGCCACTAAGCAGATTGTCCAGCTAATCCGACAGTTTCCGCAACACAATATAAAGATTG GACTCTATAGTCTAGGAAAAGAATCACTGCTAGAGCAACTAGCCCTTGAGTTTCGGACCTGGGTGGTTTTGAGTCCTCAACGCCTGGAGTTGGTGCAGTTGCTGGGCCTGGCAGACGTGTTCACAGTTGAAGAAAAAGCTGGACGCATCCATGCTGTGGACCATAAGGAGATCTGCCATTCTGCCATGCTTCAGTGGAACCAGATTCACCCTACCATTGCTATTTTCCCCACAAGCCGGAAAATACGCATCCCTCACCCCAGCATCTACACCATCCCTTACTCTGACCACTCATCCTACTCTGAGCTTCGTGCTTTTGTTGCAGCTCTGAGGCCTTGTCAGGTGGTGCCCATAGTGCGTCGGCAGCCTTGTGGAGAGTTCTTTCAGGACAGCTTGAGTCCTAGGCTCTCTATGCCTCTGATTCCACACTCTGTGCAGCAATACATGAGTTCCTCCTCTAGGAAAACAAATGTGCTTTGGCAGTTAGAAAGAAGGCTAAAGAGGCCAAGAACTCAGGGTGTTGTGTTTGAATCCCTTGAGGAGAAAGCTAATCAGGTTAAAGTTGACAGAGACTCAAAGAAGCACAAGAAAGAAAACCTCTCTCCCTGGTCTGGGGACCTTGAGAGCCTTCGCCCTCGTCCTCTGCAGGCCAGGAAGCAGTTGTTCCCAGAGCTCTGCAGGAAGGAATGTGATGAGCCGGTCCTCTTTTGTGACTCCAACAAGATGGCGACTGTGTTGACTGCCCCATTGGAATTTTCAGTGCAGTTACAGCCTGTAGATGAGTTTCTCTTTCCAGAAACCAGGGAGGAAATTGATTTAGGGTCCCCATTGCTCTCAAGGGGAGGCAGTGGCTCACCAGTGAGAGGGAACCAAAGTGACTGCATAGGCTGTGGTTCTCCACTGTCTCACATTAACAGAGCTACTCATCTAACTCCTGAGTCCAGGGGCCTGGCACTAAAATACCTTCTTACTCCAGTGGATTTTCTCCAGGCAGGGTTCTCTTCTAGGAACTTTGACAAGCAAGTGGAAAAACACCAGAGAGTACAGTATACCAATCCTGCCGTTTTGAACACGGTGGATGATGACTAG
- the Dclre1b gene encoding 5' exonuclease Apollo isoform X2, translating into MNGVVIPQTPIAVDFWRLRRAGNARLFFLSHMHCDHTVGLSSTWARPVYCSPITAHLLHRRLQVSKQWIRALEVGESHVLPLDEIGHETMTVTLIDANHCPGSVMFLFEGYFGTILYTGLYSLGKESLLEQLALEFRTWVVLSPQRLELVQLLGLADVFTVEEKAGRIHAVDHKEICHSAMLQWNQIHPTIAIFPTSRKIRIPHPSIYTIPYSDHSSYSELRAFVAALRPCQVVPIVRRQPCGEFFQDSLSPRLSMPLIPHSVQQYMSSSSRKTNVLWQLERRLKRPRTQGVVFESLEEKANQVKVDRDSKKHKKENLSPWSGDLESLRPRPLQARKQLFPELCRKECDEPVLFCDSNKMATVLTAPLEFSVQLQPVDEFLFPETREEIDLGSPLLSRGGSGSPVRGNQSDCIGCGSPLSHINRATHLTPESRGLALKYLLTPVDFLQAGFSSRNFDKQVEKHQRVQYTNPAVLNTVDDD; encoded by the exons ATGAACGGGGTCGTCATCCCCCAAACGCCCATTGCTGTGGACTTTTGGAGACTGCGCCGTGCTGGTAACGCGCGACTCTTCTTCTTATCCCACATGCACTGTGACCACACGGTGGGCCTGTCTAGCACTTGGGCACGACCCGTCTACTGCTCTCCCATCACGGCCCACCTCTTGCATCGTCGCCTGCAG GTGTCTAAGCAGTGGATCCGAGCCCTGGAAGTTGGTGAGAGCCATGTATTACCTCTGGATGAAATTGGACACGAAACCATGACTGTAACCCTCATAGATGCCAATCACTGCCCTGGTTCTGTCATGTTTCTCTTTGAAGGATACTTTGGAACAATTCTCTACACAG GACTCTATAGTCTAGGAAAAGAATCACTGCTAGAGCAACTAGCCCTTGAGTTTCGGACCTGGGTGGTTTTGAGTCCTCAACGCCTGGAGTTGGTGCAGTTGCTGGGCCTGGCAGACGTGTTCACAGTTGAAGAAAAAGCTGGACGCATCCATGCTGTGGACCATAAGGAGATCTGCCATTCTGCCATGCTTCAGTGGAACCAGATTCACCCTACCATTGCTATTTTCCCCACAAGCCGGAAAATACGCATCCCTCACCCCAGCATCTACACCATCCCTTACTCTGACCACTCATCCTACTCTGAGCTTCGTGCTTTTGTTGCAGCTCTGAGGCCTTGTCAGGTGGTGCCCATAGTGCGTCGGCAGCCTTGTGGAGAGTTCTTTCAGGACAGCTTGAGTCCTAGGCTCTCTATGCCTCTGATTCCACACTCTGTGCAGCAATACATGAGTTCCTCCTCTAGGAAAACAAATGTGCTTTGGCAGTTAGAAAGAAGGCTAAAGAGGCCAAGAACTCAGGGTGTTGTGTTTGAATCCCTTGAGGAGAAAGCTAATCAGGTTAAAGTTGACAGAGACTCAAAGAAGCACAAGAAAGAAAACCTCTCTCCCTGGTCTGGGGACCTTGAGAGCCTTCGCCCTCGTCCTCTGCAGGCCAGGAAGCAGTTGTTCCCAGAGCTCTGCAGGAAGGAATGTGATGAGCCGGTCCTCTTTTGTGACTCCAACAAGATGGCGACTGTGTTGACTGCCCCATTGGAATTTTCAGTGCAGTTACAGCCTGTAGATGAGTTTCTCTTTCCAGAAACCAGGGAGGAAATTGATTTAGGGTCCCCATTGCTCTCAAGGGGAGGCAGTGGCTCACCAGTGAGAGGGAACCAAAGTGACTGCATAGGCTGTGGTTCTCCACTGTCTCACATTAACAGAGCTACTCATCTAACTCCTGAGTCCAGGGGCCTGGCACTAAAATACCTTCTTACTCCAGTGGATTTTCTCCAGGCAGGGTTCTCTTCTAGGAACTTTGACAAGCAAGTGGAAAAACACCAGAGAGTACAGTATACCAATCCTGCCGTTTTGAACACGGTGGATGATGACTAG
- the LOC116093543 gene encoding LOW QUALITY PROTEIN: F-box only protein 15-like (The sequence of the model RefSeq protein was modified relative to this genomic sequence to represent the inferred CDS: substituted 1 base at 1 genomic stop codon) has product MPSEILINILSYSDAKTLLQVGYVNKHFYDLASDNHIWAQTYSAAFTFIRSHWKATSVEETAMGVNSLSARDKEVGYWKKEYITKQISSVRAVLAHILKPVDYYNGLPKRIKETLRTSGLGWAIILREKSGKEHIIQHNDLLLNDTSVTVLWHGKNMPHLATLSTLDLYGVTPLFCSQRKSEWEGKKTNIVGPXWLSLIGKYDLSNLSKFTMIGCDRLVWIFCLNPGLLVGLWQKDDGLAFVMVNLHFLQLVERSKFGSATLPYEPPPQRTMLVDNRPEYGPQNCFQLHIDIRGGGIFCLCGNFQNLFSSGGCNENGYLKLVVINLEDKREHLPLIGKVGFAWKTDVFGGLIESCSVVDVTLLDEYRKPVWCLSSPVCVRPDACPSDGPNFLGNTYCIDYKDSEGGVHEELVWSRDTEEYFMVNLVVYLSIAKINHRFGQNTEF; this is encoded by the exons ATGCCCTCTGAAATCTTGATAAATATACTTTCTTACTCGGATGCGAAGACCTTGCTGCAGGTTGGATATGTGAACAAACACTTTTATGATTTGGCCAGTGACAATCATATTTGGGCCCAGACCTACTCAGCTGCATTTACATTTATAAGATCACACTGGAAAGCTACTTCAGTGGAGGAAACAGCCATGGGTGTGAACTCACTGTCAGCTAGGGATAAAGAAGTTGGATACTGGAAGAAAGAATATATTACAAAGCAGATTTCATCTGTGCGAGCAGTCCTTGCCCACATTCTCAAGCCTGTCGACTACTACAATGGTCTTCCCAAGAGAATCAAAGAGACCCTCAGAACATCTGGCTTAGGTTGGGCAATTATCTTAAGAGAAAAAAGTGGAAAAGAACACATCATTCAGCATAATGACCTCTTATTAAATGATACATCTGTCACTGTTTTGTGGCATGGCAAAAATATGCCACATTTAGCCACATTGTCCACCCTGGATTTATATGGCGTGACACCACTTTT TTGCTCTCAGAGGAAGAGCgagtgggaggggaagaaaacaaacattgtAGGTCCATGATGGTTGTCTTTAATTGGAAAGTATGATCTGAGTAATTTAAGCAAGTTTACTATGATTGGCTGTGACAGACTTGTTTGGATATTCTGCCTAAATCCTGGCCTCCTGGTGGGGCTGTGGCAGAAGGATGATGGACTAGCTTTTGTCATGGTAaatcttcatttccttcaacttGTGGAGAGAAGCAAGTTTGGCTCAGCCACTCTTCCCTATGAGCCGCCACCTCAGAGGACAATGTTGGTAGATAACAGGCCAGAGTATGGACCGCAAAACTGCTTCCAGCTGCACATTGACATTCGTGGCGGTGGGATTTTCTGCCTGTGTGGCAACTTCCAAAATCTCTTTTCCAGCGGAGGGTGCAATGAGAATGGATATTTGAAGTTGGTAGTGATAAATTTAGAAGATAAGAGAGAACACCTACCTCTTATTGGAAAAGTTGGCTTTGCATGGAAAACTGATGTTTTTGGAGGCTTGATTGAGAGTTGCTCTGTGGTGGATGTGACCCTGCTGGATGAGTACAGGAAACCAGTTTGGTGTTTGAGTTCCCCAGTATGTGTGAGACCGGATGCCTGCCCCTCTGATGGCCCTAATTTCCTGGGGAACACTTACTGTATCGACTACAAGGACTCAGAAGGAGGAGTGCACGAAGAATTAGTGTGGAGCAGAGATACTGAAGAATACTTCATGGTCAACCTGGTCGTGTACCTCAGCATAGCAAAAATAAACCATCGGTTTGGACAGAACACTGAGTTTTAG